TGCTACAACATCCACTTTTAGAAATATAAAACTTTATCTTCATCCGCCCACcaaaagaaagaacaacaaaatTGAACTTGTGTagaaatgtcaataaaaattaaaaacattgtcATGAGCACTGATAGCCTCTATGGCTGAAATCATAcaggaaaaagtgacatttaaagaaactaaaaacatcaacagaacaacaaatgaaaagaaaaaaaagtgacaatcgcagtttgattgacagctgatctctgttcAGTTCagaaacatgaagacaaataaatgaagaatTGCAAGACAGAATCTTagacttctgtctatttgagtttacagaACTCAGCTGTGACTCCAccatcataaaaacaaagtccagcatagagaggctgagtgaatgtggtctggactctgtggaggagagtcatggtcTTAGtgacgctgtagaaggacagaatacctgctctgtgatccaggtacactcctactctggaggaatGAGGACCCCAGGTGTTAGTTTCTATACTGTTGAACCGAAAACGATAACCGTAACTGTCACAATCTAACGACCAAGATTTTTCATTCAATCCAAATCCACATTCATGCCTTTCTCCTGCTCTTCTGATACTCTTGTACGCGACTGCTACACAAGCTCGTATCCCTCTCCTCttcacctcccagtaacaacgtccagttagactctctctactcaggacctgcaAAGAttcagtgaatctgtctgggtgactagaataagactgttgtttatccattacttttgcttttctgttcccctcagataataacagccatgtgtgtgctgtgtttggatccactGTGATTTCACGTGAGTATTTtaagaactcagctctggtcttgggttctggttgtgacagtaaaacgtccacttcagtcactgtcagtgagatgtttgtccatttctccctcaggatgtcctgtagttgatctctgagctctgacacagctgctgtcacatcctcaaagtagcTCAGAGGACGGAtgttgatgctggatgagtctgtaggttcactgagttgtgacagtgaggggtagttgtgtagaaactggttgtgatcctctgtgtgtgaaagctgcttcagttcagcgtctttcctcttcagctcagtgatctcctgctccagcttctcctgaagctctttgactcgactcacttcagtttcctgctgggatctgatctgctgcttcacatcagagcttcttttctggatgagacggatcagctcagtgaagatcttctcattgtcctccactgctttatcagcagagcgactgacggccttcacctcctgttgaagcagcttcacatctttctctctgtcctggattctctgctggatgttttgtcgactcacctcgagctctctctgcctctcagtcctttctgctgcagctgagactgtgtcgtggcctttatgttcatccacagagcagagataacagatactctgctgatcagtacggcagaacatcttcatcacctcatcgtgacgagagcagatgttctcctggagcttcttggaggggtcgaccagcttgtgttttttaaatggagCTGCATCAAAGTGAGGCTggaggtgtttctcacagtaagaggccGGACAATTCAAACAGGATTTGAaggctttcagcttcctcccagtgcagaaatcacaggccacatcttcgggtccagcatagcagtgatcagcaggagcagcttggagtccagtcttcttcaacTCCTCCACTAAGTCTGctaacattgtgtttttcatcaggacaggcctcggtgtgaaggtctgtctgcactgagggcagctgtagagtttcttctcatcctctttctcccagaagcttttaatacagctcatgcagtagctgtgtccacagggaatagtcactGGATCCTTCAGTATatccagacagatcgaacagCTGAATTTTGCTCTGTCCAGCTGAGCTCCTTGCTGCGCCATTTCACCTCTCTGTGGCAACaactgtctgagtttcacttctTAGGAAGTGAATCTAGTTTGAGCTCTGATCTAAAAAACATGTGTTTCTTCAGTGAATGGTGGATGACAGCTCTTGCACTTCACCACATGTTgtgtagatctgaaggggagggaacaaggaaatatgttGACAGAGttgagcttgttgtgtttgagagcaggaagaagagggaggcgTTAGCAAGCCATGACTCCTTCCAGGAAGAGGAGTGGTTTGAGAGAGATACTGTGTGTTAACCCTTAGTTTATAATGAATATCAtgtctcatttaaaaacaatgttcACCTCCTCTTGCTGGTGGCAAAGTAATGTTGGGAATAAGGGAATGATCTACATTCATGATCAACGGACAGCTCCCCGTTTCTCTCAAGTTCTGTATCCAGCTCAATTCAACTTTTTCTTAAATACGTTTCAAAAGCAATAGATCAAGAGTGCAGACATGAAACACTGTTTTTCCAAAATGTGATCAAAATAATGTTAGAAATAAGTCATGTCAGTATTTTAAATTCTGAACTGTTGAAGATAATTAAATAGAAGCTATATTCTAAtgttagattaaaaaaatataaaaataaattatttggCTCTGCAGTTAAACTGGAGACTATATTGGCTTCTCATTTTACCAGTAAAGGATCAAAGTTTAATTGATCAGTGTCAAGacattttttcacacaaaagCATCTTTGTGAAGATAAAACCCAAACATACCCAggaaaaatgaatttcagtaGCCAGTAACACAAAGTAAAAGTCAAACGGGGGATTCTTACATCAAAAATAACTTCTGGCCTTTTAACAAAGACAAGGTACATAAAGCCCACCAGTCTGTtcataattaaaagaaaaaagaaatgaaaagcaaaattGTCTACACTTTGACTCCAAATCTCTACAGccttaaacaacaaaaaaatctctctcggtatatttttatatataaaagacaGAGAACAGTCTTTGTTTATTAATAGGCATAATTTAAATAGATCTAGGCTATGTTGTGGAGTACCTCAAGGTTCCATCCTTGGACCTCTCTTGTTCTTGATGCATTGAATGACCTGCCTAGGGTCtgcaaaaatgtaatgtaatgtactTTTATTTGCTGATGACAGTCTTGAAGTCTTGTTGTTTCACATCATTCGAGAAGCAAatgaagatatatatatatatgtgtgtgtgtgtgtgtgtgtgtgtgtgtgtgtgtgtgtgtgtgtgtgtgtgtgtgtgtgtagcgacGTTTACAGTGAACGTTTACATTACTGGTACGTCACATCACCCCTTTGTGACAATATATTTGAAGTTACATTCAGAACAGAGAATATAAATTCTGAAATAGTGGTCAAGCTTATAACCAAACACTACAACTACTGAAATAGTCTATTCATGAACTGTATACGTTTGTAGGCTATTTTCAACCAACCTGACATTAACATAATTACGATCAATGGAACAATGCGCAGAGATGTATGAGTTAACAATTAGCACCCACTCACTTAACCTTTCTTGAGAATGCTGGCTAAAActtgtgcatatatatatatatatatggtccTTTCACAGTTAAAGTGTATGCCTGTAAGACTTTCTGGAGCACAAGAATTTTGTagtactttgtgtgtgtgtgtgtgtgtgtgtgtgtgtgtgtgtgtgtgtgtgtgtgtgtgtgtgtgtgtgtgtgtgtgtgtgtgtgtttgtgtgtatgtgtaaacaaTTACACATTCCTAATGACCTGGAGCACAGAGTTCACAGTCACCAACATTTTATCACCCTAAAAGCTAATGAAATGTAGACAAACTGAGTTGGGGAGCAGTAACCTCCACTACATCCCTGGTTGGCAGGATGAAGGCACCCTCCTGTGTTGTGcagttttcatatttctttgtgatttgtgatgttCACTGCAGGAAGACGTAAAAAACTTCACTGAGCCTTTGGCAGCTTCAAATAACATCAGCTTTTTGCAAGACAGTCTACCTGCAGgtctttttctgcattttttcatgCGGCATAAATGTATACCAGCTGCACAATAATAAATcattctgaaatattttaattgttttatattCTGACTTTATGAGACTGCAATCTACATCCGTCGCTGTCCGAGGTGCTGAAGTGTCACCAACAGTGCAGGTAGCTGCTGTCTCTGTCCAGAGTGCTGaacctgtgctgctgctgctgctgagctcaGTGAGGCAGCATATTCTTTAGGGACTGGTTACCTGTACAAGGCAAGCGTCACATGACCAATAGGGGCACCCCATTCTCAGTAGCGATGCTACTTAATAGTGTGTTTTGGTGAAGCACGTGGCTAGACTActagttttttaaattttatttttttactgaccAAAATATTGAAGAAAGAGAGCCATAGCACATAAACTCAGCAGCCAAAAGGAGTGTCTTCAattgggagagagagagagagatgtggagCATGTATggaatatgattttttttttttttttttaaaggagagaGACGGACAACTAATTAACTTCTACTCAATAACTGAATTGTTCTGTTTTCAAACTGGATGTTACATTTCACGTCCCTCTTTCTGCGCtggtcactttcatatatttcattaaaCTGGACttaacattgtacattgtaTTCAACCTCCATGGTTATATAATCTATTTattacacacatcacatttaatttttgcacttGTCTCCATCTCTTGGTCCGTAGAGCAGTCCATATTAACTTTGTACTGTCAATAATTCATTTCAAGTTCTATTtaccatttcaaaactattattattccattctttaaacagattttagattctaaatttcattttttaactaaAATTTAGTACTCATTTGTATATTTCATTCCTcttattattaccttactctTGTTATATTTCTTCTGTTGCGTTTATGGGCACAACGCCAGACACATTATTTGTATGGTGCAAACTTGAACATAAACTGGACTGAATCAGCCactaaatgatttaaaaaaaataatgaattacagTGAAAATGGAGATCTGGTTCTGTTAGAAAAGAGAATTTAGTAATCTGATTACTTAGTACAATGATATTTGAGTAGTTAGAATTAGATATAGCAACTGGATTTTATGACAGAACTGGGAAAAACTCACCGATACATAAGTGAATGATCCTGGCAGGAATTTAAGGACAATCAGTTGTTAGAGGGTTTGTCAGTGAGAAGTTACAGAGGCAGATTTAGACATTGGGCTTTTCGTTAGGACACGCAGGACATAATGCAATATAAAAGTTATGAAGTATGTGATTACAGTGTTTTCTAATGACTAAAAAACAGGGAGGTAAAAACGAAGTGTTAATGGTTTGTAAGAGATAAAGCTGAATTTGACAGAGGAAGCAGCTCTTTAGTGAGTTAgtggctcttaaaagagccgTTGTTGGTTCGTGGAGCAGCAGACAGTTTAAGCTCTCTCTCCGCGGATGCGGCGGGCCAGCTGGATGTCTTTGGGCATGATGGTGACCCTCTTGGCGTGGATGGCGCACAGGTTGGTGTCCTCGAACAGGCCGACCAGGTAAGCCTCGCTGGCCTCCTGCAGAGCCATGACAGCGGAGCTCTGGAAGCGCAGATCGGTCTTGAAGTCCTGAGCGATTTCTCTGACCAGGCGCTGGAAGGGCAGCTTGCGGATCAGCAGCTCGGTGGATTTCTGGTAGCGACGGATCTCTCTCAGAGCCACGGTACCGGGCCTGTAACGGTGAGGCTTCTTGACGCCGCCGGTGGCCGGGGCGCTCTTACGGGCAGCCTTGGTGGCCAGCTGCTTCCTGGGAGCTTTGCCTCCGGTGGATTTACGGGCAGTCTGCTTGGTTCTTGCcattgtttcttctttctctgaTCAGGAGAAAATAGTGATGAGAAGAGGAGACACGCTGCTCTTAAAGTGTCGGAGCGGCTGCGGAACTGTGACGCTGCTTCAGACCTCCGGGTCCTGATTGGTGAGCGGCTCCTCCTGGAGCTCATTACCGCCTACAGGAGCCTGAACCTCCGCTGCTTATTGGACAACAGCCGTTTGAAAAAGTCCGCCAAAATAAGAGCGGGCCTCCCTCTGCTGGAGCCTCTTTTCTGGTGGGTGGAGACATCAGCCCTCCTGCCTGCTCGCGGAGATATAAAGGGGGACTTGCTGTGTTTGCTCCACACTTTCTTTGAGTCCAGACTCTAGAAAATAACCTAAAATGAGCGGAAGAGGCAAAACCGGAGGCAAAGCTCGCGCCAAGGCAAAGACCCGCTCCTCTCGTGCCGGGCTCCAGTTCCCAGTCGGTCGTGTTCACAGACATCTGCGCAAAGGCAACTATGCGCAGCGTGTCGGTGCCGGAGCCCCCGTCTACATGGCGGCTGTGCTGGAGTACCTGACCGCTGAGATCCTGGAGCTGGCTGGAAACGCTGCCCGCGACAACAAGAAGACCAGGATCATCCCCCGTCACCTGCAGCTGGCTGTCCGCAACGACGAGGAGCTCAACAAGCTGCTGGGCGGAGTGACCATCGCTCAGGGCGGCGTGTTGCCCAACATCCAGGCTGTGCTGCTGCCCAAGAAGACCGAGAAGCCCGCCAAGAAGTAAACCTGGAGACCTGCTGACTGCTGAAAACCAACCAAaggctcttttaagagccaAACACTCCTCATAAAGAGCAAACATCCTCATGACTCTGATACACTCgttaaaacacaaattatgtTCATAATGTATCCATAATACTGATGTTCAGTGTCACAATATGTGATAACTGCGTTCAAATTACAATGATGGTTGTTGGTTATGTTGccaaaaacattcatattttgaaTATAATCTAGTCTGCCTGCAATAGTCTATAAATCCATAGTTTACTCATCAAAATTtccttccttttaaaaaaaacaaacaaacaaaacaagtccTTACTCAACGTGAGGTACATGTAGTGCTCCTCTAGGTGACTGACAGCCCTAAAATGTTCAAACTACAATCCAGTAGCttcaattcattgtttgtttacaatattATAGTAATTTGATCACTTGAAGCTATTTGGAAAAAATGATTCAAGTTCCCCCTGATTTTATAAATTAAGTTTTCCATCTGATATATTTGTTGAGGTTTAAACTTCATTTCACACTGAGGTCAATATTCTGAGTTTGCTTttcaaaaacagctgcagagacacatgaAGTTGTATGGTCATAGTTATGGATTCAagattatttgcatttaaaggTGTTTAAAGACTGTAAGCTTTTATCACtaactacagtacagtacacatCATGAGTGTTTTTGCATTTACAAACTTCCAGTGTGCTacagcaacagaaacaatgCTTCAGATGTTCCAAATCAAGTTCACAGTGTAGAGTGAAATAATCTGAGATTATCTGAGAATGTCCTTAATAAAAACCTTCTCATCCTGTGTGTGAAAAGATCTTCTGTTGTTAGACTTTGTTTAACATGCAGCAGgattatttttatcatatcTAAGAAATGACAAAATTGGTGAGAAAGTGTGTTGTGGAGGTTTTGAGGTGCAGAGACACTTAACTGATGCAGAACAACTGATGAAAACGTGTTTTAgaaatttttgcaaatttatcaaaaatcaaaaactgacatctctcatttacaaaaatattcagaGCTTTAGCTGTGGCACATTACAGACTGACTGCATCTCACAGTCAATTAGGTGATTTTTATTCGTCCCAACTGCAGCTGCCTCATTAACGAGGCCCGAGACCCCCACAGAACCCACAGACCCCACAGACCCTCTATCCCCTCCATAGACATCACACCTTATATTAACCTACAATCTCATAATCTTATATTTCCAAATAGAGATTTTTTTACCCATCACATCTAACATGGCGCACTACATTGCACACTACTGTttacattaacatgaacatttgcacacattttgtagtttaaactttaaactagtaacagctgttttcacttagaatatgttttatctttatatgTTCAAACCTACTCGACAATAAACCAGTTTATGATTCTGATGATTTATTGAGAAGGAGTTTCTGATTCATGCTCAGTTGGAGGCGCTAATGCGCCAGAAAGTTCAATATCAACAGTCATCAAATCCAAAGAAGAAGCTGCAGCCCGCCACTGTCTTCAATCACGTCCTCAGATCAGACATAAATAGCTGGGTCTCAAACAGATGAAACACTTGAGACGAAAATACTCGACAAGTGAAAATGAGcggaagaggaaaaggaggaaagggACTCGGTAAAGGAGGCGCCAAGCGTCACCGTAAAGTCCTCCGTGATAACATCCAGGGAATCACCAAACCCGCCATCCGCCGTCTGGCTCGCCGTGGTGGAGTCAAGCGTATCTCCGGTCTGATCTACGAGGAGACCCGCGGAGTGTTGAAGGTCTTCCTGGAGAATGTCATCCGTGATGCCGTCACCTACACCGAGCACGCCAAGAGAAAGACCGTGACCGCTATGGATGTGGTTTATGCTCTCAAGAGGCAGGGACGCACTCTGTACGGCTTCGGAGGTTAAACTCATCCATCATTACAACAAACCAAAGGTCCTTTTAAGGACCAAACAC
The DNA window shown above is from Thunnus maccoyii chromosome 2, fThuMac1.1, whole genome shotgun sequence and carries:
- the LOC121886611 gene encoding tripartite motif-containing protein 16-like, whose translation is MAQQGAQLDRAKFSCSICLDILKDPVTIPCGHSYCMSCIKSFWEKEDEKKLYSCPQCRQTFTPRPVLMKNTMLADLVEELKKTGLQAAPADHCYAGPEDVACDFCTGRKLKAFKSCLNCPASYCEKHLQPHFDAAPFKKHKLVDPSKKLQENICSRHDEVMKMFCRTDQQSICYLCSVDEHKGHDTVSAAAERTERQRELEVSRQNIQQRIQDREKDVKLLQQEVKAVSRSADKAVEDNEKIFTELIRLIQKRSSDVKQQIRSQQETEVSRVKELQEKLEQEITELKRKDAELKQLSHTEDHNQFLHNYPSLSQLSEPTDSSSINIRPLSYFEDVTAAVSELRDQLQDILREKWTNISLTVTEVDVLLSQPEPKTRAEFLKYSREITVDPNTAHTWLLLSEGNRKAKVMDKQQSYSSHPDRFTESLQVLSRESLTGRCYWEVKRRGIRACVAVAYKSIRRAGERHECGFGLNEKSWSLDCDSYGYRFRFNSIETNTWGPHSSRVGVYLDHRAGILSFYSVTKTMTLLHRVQTTFTQPLYAGLCFYDGGVTAEFCKLK
- the LOC121886713 gene encoding histone H4; amino-acid sequence: MSGRGKGGKGLGKGGAKRHRKVLRDNIQGITKPAIRRLARRGGVKRISGLIYEETRGVLKVFLENVIRDAVTYTEHAKRKTVTAMDVVYALKRQGRTLYGFGG
- the LOC121886652 gene encoding histone H3, which encodes MARTKQTARKSTGGKAPRKQLATKAARKSAPATGGVKKPHRYRPGTVALREIRRYQKSTELLIRKLPFQRLVREIAQDFKTDLRFQSSAVMALQEASEAYLVGLFEDTNLCAIHAKRVTIMPKDIQLARRIRGERA
- the LOC121886672 gene encoding histone H2A-like — its product is MSGRGKTGGKARAKAKTRSSRAGLQFPVGRVHRHLRKGNYAQRVGAGAPVYMAAVLEYLTAEILELAGNAARDNKKTRIIPRHLQLAVRNDEELNKLLGGVTIAQGGVLPNIQAVLLPKKTEKPAKK